Proteins from a genomic interval of Kaistia defluvii:
- the rpoC gene encoding DNA-directed RNA polymerase subunit beta' → MNQEVANIFNPLAQPAQNFDQIRIHIASPEKILSWSYGEIKKPETINYRTFKPERDGLFCARIFGPIKDYECLCGKYKRMKYKGIICEKCGVEVTLARVRRDRMGHIELAAPVAHIWFLKSLPSRIGMLMDMTLKDLERILYFENYVVIEPGLTPLKERQLLSEEEYLRAQDEYGDDSFTALIGAEAIREMMMALDLPKLAVDLREEIATSTSELKPKKLGKRLKLVEAFIESGNRPEWMIMTVIPVIPPDLRPLVPLDGGRFATSDLNDLYRRVINRNNRLKRLIELRAPDIIIRNEKRMLQEAVDALFDNGRRGRVITGANKRPLKSLSDMLKGKQGRFRQNLLGKRVDYSGRSVIVVGPEMKLHQCGLPKKMALELFKPFIYSRLDAKGFSSTVKQAKKLVEKEKPEVWDILDEVIREHPILLNRAPTLHRLGIQAFEPVLIEGKAIQLHPLVCSAFNADFDGDQMAVHVPLSLEAQLEARVLMMSTNNILHPANGQPIIVPSQDIVLGLYYLSIMADKEPGEGMLFGSIAEIEHAIAAKAITLHTKIKGRYRGVDADGNVTSKIYDTTPGRLLIGELLPKHHNLPFDVVNKLMTKKEVSNTIDAVYRHCGQKETVIFCDRIMALGFREACRAGISFGKDDMVIPPTKAKLVEETQALAKDYEQQYNDGLITFGEKYNKVVDAWAKCGDAVAAEMMKGISAVHHDAETGRQKPMNSVYMMSHSGARGSPTQMKQLAGMRGLMTKPSGEIIENPIISNFKEGLTVLEYFNSTHGARKGLADTALKTANSGYLTRRLVDVAQDCIIIAQDCGTTNGLKMQAVIDSGQVVASLGLRILGRTAAEDIVSGATGEVLVPAGHLIVEKDVDRVEKAGVQAVKIRSVLTCDTKIGVCAACYGRDLARGTTVNMGEAVGVIAAQSIGEPGTQLTMRTFHIGGTAQVVDSSFIESSFEGTVTMRNRNVVRDSGGKLVALGRNMAIVIVDKDGMERAVNRVTYGSRVHVDEGDQVKRGQRLAEWDPYTRPVLTEVSGIVGYEDMVEGISVVETADEATGITKRVVIDWRANPRGGDLKPAIVIKGKDGKILKLARGGEARYMLSVETILSVDPGSTVHAGDVLARIPTEGAKTRDITGGLPRVAELFEARRPKDHAIIAEMDGTIRFGRDYKNKRRVIVEPVEGSVGLDGELLEPIEYLIPKGKPFHLQEGDAVEKGDYIMDGNPAPHDILAIKGVEALAAYLVNEIQDVYRLQGVQINDKHIEVIVRQMLQKVEVYDAGETEFFNGEQIDRLEFDVVNEKAKSEGKKPAQGNPVLLGITKASLQTRSFFSAASFQETTRVLTEAAVNGKVDPLEGLKENIIVGRLIPAGTGGTMGRIREIATKRDELILEERRRSSAASQPAAAPAGLLGDLTNAAE, encoded by the coding sequence ATGAATCAAGAAGTCGCGAACATCTTCAATCCGCTGGCGCAGCCGGCACAGAATTTCGATCAGATCCGCATCCACATTGCGAGCCCTGAGAAGATTCTGTCCTGGTCGTACGGTGAGATCAAGAAGCCGGAAACGATCAACTACCGTACGTTCAAGCCCGAGCGCGACGGCCTGTTCTGCGCGCGCATTTTCGGACCGATCAAGGATTACGAGTGCCTGTGCGGTAAGTACAAGCGCATGAAGTACAAGGGCATCATCTGCGAGAAGTGCGGCGTGGAAGTCACGCTCGCACGCGTTCGGCGCGACCGCATGGGTCACATCGAGCTCGCAGCGCCCGTCGCTCACATCTGGTTCCTGAAGTCGCTGCCGTCGCGTATCGGCATGCTGATGGACATGACGCTGAAAGATCTCGAGCGGATCCTGTATTTCGAGAACTACGTCGTCATCGAGCCGGGCCTCACCCCTCTGAAGGAGCGTCAGCTTCTTTCCGAGGAAGAGTACCTGCGCGCCCAGGACGAATATGGCGATGACTCGTTCACCGCCCTGATCGGCGCGGAAGCCATCCGCGAGATGATGATGGCGCTCGACCTGCCGAAGCTGGCCGTCGACCTGCGCGAAGAGATCGCCACCTCGACCTCGGAGCTGAAGCCGAAGAAGCTCGGCAAGCGCCTGAAGCTGGTCGAAGCGTTCATCGAATCCGGCAATCGCCCGGAATGGATGATCATGACGGTCATCCCGGTCATCCCGCCGGATCTGCGTCCGCTGGTTCCCCTCGACGGCGGCCGCTTCGCGACCTCCGACCTGAATGACCTGTATCGCCGCGTCATCAACCGCAACAATCGTCTGAAGCGGCTGATCGAGCTGCGCGCTCCGGACATCATCATCCGCAACGAGAAGCGCATGCTTCAGGAAGCGGTCGATGCGCTGTTCGACAACGGCCGTCGTGGCCGCGTCATCACCGGCGCCAACAAGCGTCCGCTGAAGTCGCTCTCCGACATGCTGAAGGGCAAGCAGGGCCGTTTCCGCCAGAACCTGCTCGGCAAGCGCGTCGACTACTCCGGCCGTTCCGTGATCGTCGTGGGTCCGGAAATGAAGCTGCACCAGTGCGGCCTGCCGAAGAAGATGGCGCTCGAGTTGTTCAAGCCGTTCATCTACTCGCGTCTTGACGCCAAGGGCTTCTCGTCCACGGTCAAGCAGGCGAAGAAGCTCGTCGAAAAGGAAAAGCCGGAGGTCTGGGATATCCTGGATGAGGTTATCCGCGAGCATCCGATCCTGCTGAACCGCGCCCCGACGCTTCACCGCCTCGGCATCCAGGCTTTCGAGCCCGTGCTGATCGAAGGCAAGGCGATCCAGCTGCATCCGCTCGTCTGCTCGGCCTTTAACGCCGACTTCGACGGCGACCAGATGGCCGTGCACGTTCCGCTGTCGCTGGAAGCGCAGCTGGAAGCGCGCGTCTTGATGATGTCGACCAACAACATCCTGCATCCCGCGAACGGCCAGCCGATCATCGTGCCGTCGCAGGATATCGTCCTCGGCCTCTATTATCTGTCGATCATGGCAGACAAGGAGCCGGGCGAGGGCATGCTGTTCGGTTCGATTGCCGAGATCGAGCATGCGATCGCCGCCAAGGCGATCACGCTGCACACCAAGATCAAGGGTCGCTATCGTGGCGTCGACGCGGACGGCAACGTCACGTCGAAGATCTACGACACCACCCCGGGTCGCCTGCTGATCGGCGAATTGCTGCCGAAGCACCACAACCTGCCCTTCGACGTCGTCAACAAGCTGATGACCAAGAAGGAAGTCTCGAACACGATCGACGCCGTCTACCGCCATTGCGGTCAGAAGGAGACGGTCATTTTCTGCGATCGCATCATGGCGCTCGGCTTCCGCGAAGCCTGCCGTGCCGGCATCTCGTTCGGCAAGGACGACATGGTCATCCCGCCGACCAAGGCCAAGCTGGTCGAGGAAACGCAGGCGCTCGCGAAGGATTACGAGCAGCAGTACAATGATGGCCTGATCACCTTCGGTGAGAAGTACAACAAGGTCGTCGACGCCTGGGCCAAGTGTGGTGACGCCGTCGCCGCCGAGATGATGAAGGGCATTTCCGCCGTTCATCACGACGCGGAAACCGGCCGTCAAAAGCCGATGAACTCGGTCTACATGATGAGCCACTCGGGTGCCCGTGGTTCGCCGACCCAGATGAAGCAGCTTGCCGGCATGCGCGGTCTGATGACCAAGCCGTCGGGCGAGATCATCGAGAACCCGATCATCTCGAACTTCAAGGAAGGCCTGACCGTTCTCGAGTACTTCAACTCGACCCACGGTGCCCGTAAGGGTCTGGCCGACACCGCCTTGAAGACGGCGAACTCGGGCTATCTGACGCGTCGTCTCGTCGACGTGGCGCAGGACTGCATCATCATTGCGCAGGATTGCGGCACGACGAACGGCCTGAAGATGCAGGCAGTGATCGACAGCGGCCAGGTCGTCGCTTCGCTCGGCCTGCGGATTCTCGGCCGTACGGCTGCCGAGGACATCGTTTCGGGCGCGACCGGCGAAGTGCTGGTTCCGGCCGGTCACCTGATCGTCGAGAAGGATGTCGATCGCGTCGAGAAGGCTGGCGTCCAGGCGGTCAAGATCCGCTCGGTGCTGACCTGCGACACGAAGATCGGCGTCTGCGCGGCCTGCTACGGTCGCGATCTGGCGCGCGGCACGACCGTCAACATGGGCGAGGCCGTCGGCGTTATCGCGGCCCAGTCCATCGGCGAGCCCGGCACGCAGCTCACCATGCGCACGTTCCACATCGGTGGCACGGCACAGGTGGTCGACTCGTCCTTCATCGAGTCGAGCTTCGAAGGCACGGTCACGATGCGTAACCGCAACGTGGTCCGCGACTCCGGCGGCAAGCTGGTGGCCCTCGGCCGCAACATGGCGATCGTCATCGTCGACAAGGACGGCATGGAGCGCGCGGTCAACCGCGTCACCTACGGTTCGCGCGTTCACGTCGACGAAGGTGACCAGGTCAAGCGCGGCCAGCGTCTGGCCGAGTGGGACCCCTACACCCGTCCGGTTCTGACGGAAGTCTCGGGTATCGTCGGCTACGAAGACATGGTCGAAGGCATCTCGGTCGTGGAAACGGCCGACGAGGCGACCGGCATCACCAAGCGCGTCGTCATCGACTGGCGTGCCAATCCGCGCGGCGGCGATCTGAAGCCGGCGATCGTGATCAAGGGCAAGGACGGCAAGATCCTCAAGCTGGCCCGTGGCGGTGAAGCCCGGTACATGCTGTCGGTCGAGACCATTCTGTCGGTCGATCCCGGTTCGACGGTTCACGCCGGCGACGTGCTGGCGCGTATTCCGACGGAAGGCGCCAAGACGCGCGACATCACGGGCGGTCTGCCGCGCGTGGCGGAGCTGTTCGAGGCCCGTCGTCCGAAGGATCACGCCATCATCGCAGAGATGGACGGCACGATCCGCTTCGGCCGAGACTACAAGAATAAGCGTCGCGTCATCGTCGAGCCGGTCGAGGGATCGGTCGGTCTGGATGGCGAGCTGCTGGAGCCGATCGAGTACCTGATCCCGAAGGGCAAGCCGTTCCATCTCCAGGAAGGCGACGCCGTGGAGAAGGGCGACTACATCATGGACGGCAACCCTGCGCCGCATGACATCCTGGCGATCAAGGGCGTGGAGGCACTCGCGGCCTACCTCGTCAACGAGATCCAGGACGTCTATCGCCTGCAGGGCGTGCAGATCAACGACAAGCACATCGAGGTGATCGTTCGCCAGATGCTGCAGAAGGTCGAGGTCTATGATGCCGGCGAGACGGAGTTCTTCAATGGCGAGCAGATCGATCGCCTGGAGTTCGACGTGGTGAACGAGAAGGCCAAGTCCGAGGGCAAGAAGCCGGCCCAGGGCAACCCGGTCCTGCTCGGCATCACCAAGGCCAGCCTGCAGACGCGTTCGTTCTTCTCGGCAGCGTCCTTCCAGGAAACGACCCGCGTCCTCACCGAGGCGGCCGTCAACGGCAAGGTCGATCCGCTCGAGGGTCTCAAGGAGAACATCATCGTCGGCCGCCTCATCCCGGCGGGTACCGGCGGAACGATGGGCCGTATCCGCGAGATCGCGACCAAGCGCGACGAGCTGATCCTCG
- the rpoB gene encoding DNA-directed RNA polymerase subunit beta has product MALEFTGRKRIRKVFGSIGDVAEMPNLIEVQKASYDQFLMVEEAKGGRPDEGLQAVFKSVFPISDFSNTALLEFVRYDFDPPKYDVDECRQRGITFSAPLKVTLRLIVFDVDEDTGAKSVKDIKEQEVYMGEMPLMTSNGTFIVNGTERVIVSQMHRSPGVFFDHDKGKTHSSGKLLFAARIIPYRGSWLDIEFDAKDIVHARIDRRRKIPVTSLMFALGMDGEEILDTFYSKIVYSKVGDGWRMPYDPARMRGMKAAMDMIDADTGEVVVEAGKKLTARAARGLAEKGVKALKVLNEDLHGTYIAEDIVNPTTGEVYAEAGDEISEKLLEILDEAGYDEVTVLDIDHINIGAYIRNTLAVDKNESREDALFDIYRVMRPGEPPTVDTATAMFQSLFFDSERYDLSAVGRVKMNMRLDLTAEDTVRVLRKEDILAVIKTLVELRDGQGEIDDIDNLGNRRVRSVGELMENQYRVGLLRMERAIKERMSSVEIGNVMPQDLINAKPAAAAVREFFGSSQLSQFMDQTNPLSEITHKRRLSALGPGGLTRERAGFEVRDVHPTHYGRICPIETPEGPNIGLINSLATFARVNKYGFIESPYRRVKDGVATMDIVYLSAMEESKYYVAQANVKLDANGKLTDDLIISRHSGENVMVTSDRVDFMDVSPKQLVSVAASLIPFLENDDANRALMGSNMMRQAVPLVRAEAPFVGTGMEAVVARDSGAAIAARRGGIVDQVDATRIVIRATEELDPSKSGVDIYRLMKFQRSNQSTCINQRPLVRVGDRVGKGDILADGPSTDLGDLALGRNVLVAFMPWNGYNFEDSILLSERIVSDDVFTSIHIEEFEVMARDTKLGPEEITRDIPNVSEEALKNLDEAGIVYIGADVQPGDILCGKITPKGESPMTPEEKLLRAIFGEKASDVRDTSLRVPPGVTGTIVEVRVFNRHGVEKDERAMAIEREEIERLAKDRDDEQAILDRNVYGRLVDMFDGKTASSGPKNFKKDTVLTRDVIEEYPRSQWWQFAFADEKVMGEIEALRGSYDESRKRLEKRFIDKVEKLQRGDELPPGVMKMVKVFVAVKRKIQPGDKMAGRHGNKGVVSRITPIQDMPFLEDGTHVDIVLNPLGVPSRMNVGQILETHLGWACAGMGLKIGKMLEDYKKSGDVKPLRLTLDGIYNGPKDQPVAELDDASVIRMSEHLKKGVSIATPVFDGAREPDIVEMLEEAGLHDSGQSVLYDGRTGEAFDRKVTVGYIYMLKLHHLVDDKIHARSIGPYSLVTQQPLGGKAQFGGQRFGEMEVWALEAYGAAYTLQEMLTVKSDDVAGRTKVYEAIVRGDDTFEAGIPESFNVLVKEMRSLGLDVELNQSKKALDAEANARLPDAAE; this is encoded by the coding sequence ATGGCCCTGGAATTCACCGGTCGTAAGCGCATCCGCAAGGTCTTCGGGTCCATCGGCGACGTGGCCGAGATGCCGAACCTCATCGAGGTTCAGAAGGCGTCCTACGACCAATTCCTCATGGTTGAGGAAGCGAAGGGCGGGCGTCCGGACGAAGGTTTGCAGGCCGTTTTCAAATCCGTATTTCCAATTTCGGACTTCTCGAATACGGCGCTGCTCGAATTCGTCCGCTATGATTTCGACCCGCCGAAGTATGACGTCGACGAGTGCCGCCAGCGTGGCATCACCTTCTCGGCGCCGCTGAAGGTCACGCTGCGCCTGATCGTGTTCGATGTCGACGAGGACACCGGTGCGAAGTCCGTCAAGGACATCAAGGAGCAGGAAGTCTACATGGGCGAAATGCCCCTGATGACGTCCAACGGCACCTTCATCGTCAACGGCACCGAGCGCGTGATCGTCTCGCAGATGCACCGCTCGCCGGGTGTCTTCTTCGATCACGACAAGGGCAAGACCCATTCTTCGGGCAAGCTCCTGTTCGCCGCCCGCATCATCCCGTATCGCGGTTCCTGGCTCGACATCGAGTTCGACGCCAAGGACATCGTGCACGCACGCATCGACCGTCGCCGCAAGATTCCGGTGACGTCGCTGATGTTCGCGCTCGGCATGGACGGCGAAGAGATCCTCGACACCTTCTATTCGAAGATCGTCTACTCCAAGGTCGGCGATGGCTGGCGCATGCCTTATGATCCGGCGCGTATGCGCGGGATGAAGGCCGCCATGGACATGATCGACGCCGACACCGGCGAAGTCGTGGTCGAGGCCGGCAAGAAGCTGACGGCCCGCGCCGCTCGCGGCCTGGCCGAGAAGGGCGTCAAGGCGCTGAAGGTTCTCAACGAGGACCTGCATGGCACCTATATCGCCGAGGACATCGTCAACCCGACCACGGGTGAAGTCTACGCCGAAGCCGGTGACGAGATCAGCGAGAAGCTGCTCGAGATCCTGGACGAGGCCGGCTACGACGAAGTCACGGTTCTCGATATCGACCACATCAATATCGGCGCCTACATCCGCAACACGCTGGCCGTGGACAAGAACGAGTCGCGTGAAGACGCGCTGTTCGACATCTACCGCGTCATGCGTCCGGGCGAGCCGCCGACCGTCGATACCGCGACCGCCATGTTCCAGTCGCTGTTCTTCGACAGCGAGCGCTACGATCTGTCGGCCGTCGGCCGCGTCAAGATGAACATGCGCCTCGACCTGACGGCCGAGGACACCGTGCGCGTGCTCCGCAAGGAAGACATCCTCGCGGTCATCAAGACGCTTGTCGAACTGCGCGACGGCCAGGGCGAAATCGACGACATCGACAATCTCGGCAATCGCCGTGTGCGTTCGGTCGGCGAGCTCATGGAGAACCAGTACCGCGTCGGTCTGCTCCGCATGGAGCGCGCGATCAAGGAACGCATGTCGTCGGTCGAGATCGGCAACGTCATGCCGCAGGATCTGATCAACGCCAAGCCGGCGGCTGCCGCCGTGCGCGAGTTCTTCGGCTCGTCGCAGCTGTCGCAGTTCATGGATCAGACCAACCCGCTGTCGGAAATCACCCACAAGCGTCGCCTTTCGGCGCTTGGCCCGGGTGGTCTGACGCGCGAACGCGCCGGCTTCGAAGTGCGCGACGTGCACCCGACGCATTACGGCCGTATCTGCCCGATCGAGACGCCGGAAGGCCCGAATATCGGCCTGATCAACTCGCTCGCGACGTTTGCCCGCGTCAACAAGTACGGCTTCATCGAGAGCCCGTACCGGCGCGTCAAGGACGGCGTGGCGACGATGGACATCGTCTATCTGTCGGCGATGGAAGAGTCGAAGTACTACGTCGCCCAGGCGAACGTGAAACTCGATGCGAACGGCAAGCTGACCGATGACCTGATCATCAGCCGCCATTCCGGCGAAAACGTCATGGTCACCTCGGACCGCGTCGACTTCATGGACGTGTCGCCGAAGCAGCTCGTTTCGGTCGCGGCCTCGCTGATCCCGTTCCTCGAGAACGATGACGCGAACCGCGCCCTGATGGGCTCGAACATGATGCGTCAGGCGGTGCCGCTCGTTCGCGCCGAGGCGCCTTTCGTCGGTACCGGCATGGAGGCCGTCGTTGCCCGTGATTCGGGCGCTGCCATCGCGGCTCGCCGCGGCGGTATCGTCGACCAGGTCGATGCGACCCGTATCGTTATCCGCGCGACGGAGGAACTTGATCCTTCGAAGTCGGGTGTCGATATCTATCGTCTGATGAAGTTCCAGCGTTCGAACCAGTCGACCTGCATCAACCAGCGGCCGCTTGTCCGCGTGGGTGATCGCGTCGGCAAGGGCGATATCCTGGCGGACGGCCCGTCGACGGATCTCGGTGATCTGGCGCTCGGCCGGAACGTGCTCGTCGCGTTCATGCCGTGGAACGGCTACAACTTCGAGGACTCGATCCTCCTGTCCGAGCGCATCGTGTCGGATGACGTCTTCACCTCGATCCATATCGAGGAGTTCGAGGTCATGGCGCGCGATACCAAGCTCGGTCCGGAAGAAATCACGCGCGACATTCCGAACGTCTCGGAAGAAGCGCTGAAGAACCTCGACGAAGCCGGTATCGTCTATATCGGCGCCGACGTGCAGCCGGGCGACATCCTTTGCGGCAAGATCACGCCGAAGGGCGAAAGCCCGATGACGCCGGAAGAAAAGCTTCTGCGCGCCATCTTCGGTGAAAAGGCTTCCGACGTTCGCGATACCTCGCTCCGCGTGCCGCCGGGCGTGACCGGCACCATCGTGGAAGTGCGCGTCTTCAACCGCCATGGCGTGGAGAAGGACGAGCGCGCGATGGCGATCGAGCGGGAAGAGATCGAGCGTCTCGCCAAGGATCGTGACGACGAGCAGGCCATCCTGGACCGTAACGTCTATGGCCGCCTGGTCGATATGTTCGACGGCAAGACCGCTTCCAGCGGCCCGAAGAACTTCAAGAAGGACACCGTGCTGACGCGCGATGTCATCGAGGAGTATCCGCGGTCCCAGTGGTGGCAGTTCGCCTTCGCCGACGAAAAGGTCATGGGCGAGATCGAGGCTCTGCGCGGGTCGTATGACGAGAGCCGCAAGCGGCTGGAGAAGCGCTTCATCGACAAGGTCGAGAAGCTGCAGCGCGGCGACGAGCTGCCTCCGGGCGTGATGAAGATGGTCAAGGTCTTCGTCGCGGTGAAGCGCAAGATCCAGCCGGGCGACAAGATGGCCGGCCGTCACGGCAACAAGGGCGTCGTGTCGCGGATCACCCCGATCCAGGACATGCCGTTCCTCGAGGACGGTACGCATGTCGACATCGTGCTCAATCCGCTCGGCGTGCCGAGCCGCATGAATGTCGGCCAGATCCTGGAGACGCATCTGGGCTGGGCTTGCGCAGGCATGGGCCTGAAGATCGGCAAGATGCTCGAGGATTATAAGAAGTCGGGCGACGTCAAGCCGCTCCGCCTCACCCTCGACGGCATCTATAACGGTCCGAAGGATCAGCCGGTTGCGGAACTGGACGACGCTTCGGTCATCCGGATGAGCGAACACCTGAAGAAGGGCGTCTCGATCGCGACGCCGGTCTTCGACGGTGCGCGTGAGCCGGACATCGTCGAGATGCTGGAGGAGGCGGGTCTTCACGACTCCGGCCAGTCGGTTCTGTATGACGGACGTACGGGCGAGGCATTCGACCGCAAGGTGACCGTGGGCTACATCTACATGCTCAAGCTGCACCACCTGGTCGATGACAAGATCCACGCCCGTTCGATCGGCCCGTACTCGCTCGTCACGCAGCAGCCGCTGGGTGGTAAGGCGCAGTTCGGTGGCCAGCGCTTCGGCGAGATGGAGGTCTGGGCTCTCGAAGCCTATGGCGCCGCCTACACGCTGCAGGAAATGCTGACCGTGAAGTCCGACGACGTGGCCGGCCGTACCAAGGTGTATGAGGCGATTGTCCGCGGCGATGACACGTTCGAGGCCGGTATTCCGGAATCGTTCAACGTGCTGGTCAAGGAAATGCGGTCCCTCGGGCTCGACGTCGAGCTCAATCAGTCCAAGAAGGCCTTGGACGCCGAGGCGAACGCAAGGCTTCCGGACGCGGCGGAATAA
- the rplL gene encoding 50S ribosomal protein L7/L12, producing MADLAKIVDDLSALTVLEAAELSKLLEEKWGVSAAAPVAAAAAAAAPAAAVEEKTEFDVILVEAGANKINVIKEVRAITALGLKEAKDLVEAAPKAVKEGVSKDEAAKLKTQLEGAGAKVDVK from the coding sequence ATGGCTGATCTTGCAAAGATTGTGGACGATCTGTCCGCCCTGACCGTGCTCGAGGCTGCTGAGCTCTCCAAGCTTCTCGAAGAGAAGTGGGGCGTTTCGGCTGCTGCTCCGGTCGCTGCTGCTGCCGCTGCTGCCGCTCCGGCCGCCGCTGTGGAAGAGAAGACCGAGTTCGACGTCATCCTCGTTGAGGCCGGCGCGAACAAGATCAACGTGATCAAGGAAGTCCGCGCGATCACCGCTCTTGGCCTCAAGGAAGCCAAGGACCTGGTCGAAGCAGCTCCCAAGGCCGTCAAGGAAGGCGTCTCGAAGGACGAGGCTGCCAAGCTCAAGACGCAGCTCGAGGGCGCAGGCGCCAAGGTCGACGTCAAGTAA
- the rplJ gene encoding 50S ribosomal protein L10, producing the protein MERAEKRELVSTMNEVFQEANVVVVAHYAGLTVAELTALRGKARVAGVSVKVAKNRLVKLALQGTESAHIADLFTGPTIVAYSSDPVAAPKVVSDFAKTNDKLVILGGAMGKTNLDPNGVKALATLPSLDELRGKLVGLLQAPATRIATVVSAPAAQLARVFGAYAKKDEAA; encoded by the coding sequence GTGGAAAGAGCGGAAAAACGCGAACTTGTCTCGACGATGAACGAGGTCTTCCAGGAGGCCAATGTCGTCGTCGTGGCACACTATGCCGGCCTCACCGTCGCCGAGCTCACCGCCCTTCGTGGCAAGGCTCGCGTGGCAGGGGTCAGCGTAAAGGTCGCTAAGAACCGCCTCGTCAAGCTCGCCCTTCAAGGCACTGAGTCTGCTCACATTGCGGACCTGTTCACAGGTCCGACGATCGTCGCTTATTCGAGCGATCCGGTGGCAGCTCCCAAGGTCGTGTCCGATTTCGCCAAGACGAATGACAAGCTCGTCATTCTCGGCGGCGCGATGGGCAAGACCAATCTGGATCCGAACGGCGTCAAGGCTCTTGCCACGCTGCCGTCGCTGGATGAACTGCGCGGTAAGTTGGTCGGCCTGCTTCAGGCACCGGCCACCAGGATCGCGACGGTCGTCAGCGCACCCGCGGCGCAGCTTGCCCGCGTGTTCGGCGCCTATGCCAAGAAGGATGAAGCGGCGTAG